The Belonocnema kinseyi isolate 2016_QV_RU_SX_M_011 chromosome 2, B_treatae_v1, whole genome shotgun sequence nucleotide sequence aaatcaAAGCCTTCGCATTTATTAAAATCACTCAATATCCCTGGAAATTGCAGTTTCTTCAGGTTAATGATCACATTTTCGTTCCAATACATCGACTTTTTTATTGTTCAAGATCCACAACAGCAACATTCATTTCTGGATGTATTGATCGCACATGGGCATAGATATTTGATCTGTATTTGGCTTTCGTTTGACAATAAGGACATCGAAATCTAGGATCTCTGCCACAAACGTATTTTTGATGTTTTCGCAAATCCTTGTCATTAACATATGCCTTCCCACATTCAACACAAATGTGGTTTCTCGGGCGACGAAAATGTTTTGACCAGaaatctgtaaataaaagtaaGAATGTATTAGTATTAGGAACagtaatttcatttatattttctacagaagcgaatataaaattttgaaactagagAACTCACTTGAGGAAAGGATATGAATCAAAAGAACATTTATAAGAACATTTCGTTAGATTATCATCtctgtattaaaaatttccattgaaaaaaaaacaacgaataaaACGAAAATTCATATTACAAAGATACAAAAAATGGCCTGTTTTCTTCCTTGggtaaaatgtatcaaaaattaaaataataaaccatttaTAGCACAATCTTACACTCAcaacaattaaactaattaattaaattacaatttgtaaaatttagatgatgttttcgaaaattaaaacatcTTCTTGATGACAAGTGGCATATGCGAGTGCCATCTTCGCACATGTCTATAAACATTAGAGCTACTCTTGTCCTTTTTGTGACAATAAGGACAGGCGAATCTGAGTGCTACTCCACATTTGTGTCGCAGAAGATCAAACATTCTACGAAATCCTGCGTTGCATTCTGGACAAAGGTAGCTGTCTAATGGCGGCCGATTTGCCCAATCTTGTGGTTTGGtttctgaaacaaagaaaatttaatgaactattgttccaaattttaattaattccatgTAATGTTCTTCCTGTAAAGAAAATAGAGAAGCCGTgcaatggttttttttttcaaaactatagaGTACCATGCAATATGTATAAATTAGTTTCGAGTGAAACAAATTAAACGTTGCTTTACAAGGAGAGGTCGCGGGATGTGCGTCGCCGATTCGACTGGGGATTTAGAGCGTGAAAAGTACACCAAAATGCATAAGGAGCGTATTTTTGTTCAATCCTCGATATCTCGGATACTAAGACCCCATGGGTTCGAAAGAAACAATGCGCGCCTAATGGATTTTCATGTACTATCACCCTATGAAGCCTCAGTCGAATCAGCGACGCACATCTTGTGGCCTCCTTGTTAATCCAATCGACTCAGATACCGATGTGCCAAAATAAAAAGGCTCCATCTCGAAGAAGCCAATTAAAAAGGTGCTATCTCGCGTGATGACCTTTTGAAGCTTCAAAGTCCTATATGAATTGCATTGGGAACGGCGAGTaagaaaccaaaaaattgaagattGGAAGTAATTCTATTAGAGCTaaaccatttttcatttcacaaatTTAAGGATAACTCAAATCGGCTACTTTCTACTCAATAGGCATAAATATGTTGTAGGCAAGTGAAGAAAATCTTTAGTTACAATATTTCTTATGTATTTtctatattcattaaaaatgttttctcaattACGTATTCAAATTGATAAATTACACACCTATCTAAAGTAAACATTGTTTACTTATCTATACTTAAATTTGCGCAGAAATTGTGTACAatctaattacatttttcatcttttatattTTGTACATTTGTGAAACACTAATTCACTTATACATATTTACATTAAACATATGTAActaaagatgaaaattgtttttacgtatttataAACGGAATGGATTGAAATAATTACCTAATTTTAGAATAGGTGAAAGCTAActataaaatcttaaataaaatgaaCTCTTGATGAAATTAAATCTCactatcattttaaaaatgaatcaagatTCGTCTCGAAATTCCATCAAACACTCCGAAATATAAtgacaattttctaaaatatattttggacAGCCAGCGAAAAATGTACTTAAATCTGCACCGGATTTAAATAAAAGTCTCTGCTATTGTAAAATATCTATTGAAtagaaatgtaaacaaaattgaatcaaaataataaaaattaaggattaaaaaaattttgcattgagTAAAAAAATGGGACTCagtattgattaatttaaaaaaaattattttaaatgccttATTGATCAGTTTTTGGCCTTAAAATTGAGGGTTCGGATTGAAGAATCGGTTATAATTTTCTGGCGCTCAGACCATTCAGCGCTTGAATTTAAGCGCAAACTAGGCGCCAGAAAGTTATGATCAGTTCTTTGATTCGGGTGCTTGGTTGTTTAATTTAGAACCGCCAAATTCTAAATTGGGATTCTTTAAGACTTGAATTTTAAAGTGgcgcaatttttaaaactgcttCTTTCAGAAGGTGTTCACTAAAATCTCAAAAACTTCTAGGTCATTAAAATGTACATTTGCATGCCTTAAAAACCCTACATTAtaaatttgaagtattaaaaagaatgaaaaataaaatagaaattaaaatctagaaattGTAGTATTCcagacgtttaaaaaaatgcgaacaTTAAAActggtaaagtaaaagttttcCAACTTTCCAActtggaaaattaaattcaagCCCGTCGAAacgtaaaaaatagatttaaaattgagaaataaaaacgGTATGCTTGCCAAAGTCAAATTCAAGTCATCaaacctgaaaatttttttgcaagaatCAAAAACTAATCAaggttttcatgaaaaattaaaaagtacgatttattttttcttgtaactCAAACAGcaaactgaataattaaaaactaagaattttccATTCAATCGACCTCATTAAATTTCACGTAATCTCAACTGAAATTTAAAGTAAAGTAGGGGTTTTCTCTacgtattaaaaaatttctcgacagaaattaaagttataattaaaattctcaaGTTTCAAATTGtgcaattatttgaaacaaattatcttaaaattggaAGTTATGGTACTCTTCCACCCTAATAAAGTTTTTCAAGTGTTACTGTCTCAGTCGGATGCACAGCCCTGACATGCTGGTAGACGTTTGAAGATTTCTTAGATTTCAGGGAACAATAGGGACATTTGTATCTCGGAGGACGCATACATTCGTAACGATAATGTCCCAACATAGTGTCCCGCCTTCCATAACCACTATTGCAATTGGGACAGTGAAACTTTCCAGTATTCGAGTTGAAATAACTGTCGTCCATCTTCGTCTTCCACAATGCTTCAAAACTCCCCAGATGAGATCCACTGCGTTTTTTACCTGGAAAAAGTTTATATCGTGTCAGAAaagctataaaatattttatatttattaatttagatcAAGCCGTTCTATAATTTCATTATCATACTATATAGAGTCGTTCATGCAAAATAGTGCACCTCTTAAAGAAAATTCCCATTTCTTATTCTTAGTTTCTTTTACCAGTTAAGTCAGGTGTAGCCGATTTTGTTAGCTGGCAAActtctaattaataaatatacaGTTTACAAGTTCTTAAATACTAGCTTAATCATTCGCAGGCTTAAACacaaatattcttataaaatttaatgaattaaatccataataaatcaaaatttaaattcctgtTTAACGTCcaacattaaaatttaacttctattttctactcactattgaaataaaaatatagcaAATAAAAGCAacctcctaaaaataaaaaatttgaagaatgtaaaaaataaaattttaaatacgaaagaaaaaagaaggaagggatATGGAGGTATTCCATGCTGCTATAGATGTTTAAATTGTCGCGTTTTTCATGcaacttcttattttttaaataaataaaagaatgggtttcaattttgttaaatggAAGAAAAAAACATATGGCGCTTCTATCGGCTTGGATGGAGGCTGTGGGTtggaaataataaacttttacgAAGCTGCTTCTTCTTaagaccatgtgatgagtgggtcacgtgaccaagtTCCTACCTTAACGACACTTTTGTTATTtccaaacttattttcacacgaagcaccacatcaaattgaaaatgttggataataaataagaagcactaagaaaagtGGAGCTGGTCCTaactaattataattatgaaaaaagactttttttggtaaatgaatttttattgctttttttatcattataaacatttaggaccagagacgGCTTTCGTAGTGCTtcttattttataccaaaatttcaACCCGATGtgacgcttcgtgtgaaaataagttaggaattaaaaaaaagtatttgtaaggtaggaatctggtcacgtgacccactcgtcagaTGGCCTTAAGGACGTCGAAAACaggacctaacctcaaaatagaaTTGCCACATTTTACACCATAAAtactgtaattaaatattttttagataacaaGGGCCTATcccttttttaatcaaatctgtTTTCGTAGTAAAAAATGAgataatttcaatagtttttgtgtaaaaaagtgtaatttttattgttcgggttagaataaaaaacataatttagacaaaaactattgaaattagcTAACTTCTTACTCTGAATACAGATTTGAATAAAAACTGAAGTAGGCCCtagttatctaaaaaaatgtaattccagtatttatggagtaaaatggagcatttaaattttgaagttaggTCCTGGCTCATCGCTCTTGATACAAACTCCAATGAAACAGAGAGCGGTGAActgattttttctcattttccacCTATGTGATATTTTATATTCAGTTCACgaataaaagaataaatgaaatccATGGAAATTAATAGAATGCCATatgcattaaggccatgtgatgagtaggtcacgtgaccagatttctaccttaccaaacttttttatttcctaacttattttcacaccaaGCGCcacatccagttgaaaatttgggataataaataagaagcactaggAAAGGTTAGTCATatcctcaatttttataattatggaaagttttttgtaaataattttcatttgctattttcataattattaaaatttaggacaaaacccacctttcttagtgcttcttatttattgtcttaaatttttcactcgacgtggcgcttcgtgtgaaaataatttatgaaataaaaaaaattgtcggtaaggTAGTAATATTgtcacgtgacctactcgtcCCGTGGCCTTAAGAGCATTGGAACCCGCCtctaacttcaaaattaaattgtctatcattttactccataaatactaaaaTCAAAAATTCGTTAAGATACTTAGGGCCTACTATTGTTCTGAATTCAGGATGTATTCGCAGTGGAAAATTTGCTAATTTCAATACGTCTtatataaaacgatttttttttattctaactgaGAATTCCAAAAAGATgttaacatctttaaaattattccacaATGATATTTGACGGAATAGCTGTCTTTTTCATAGGTTACCTTGAATTCCAATTAGGGAATTCTTTCAAGCATAACCTAAAAAATCTTACCAACGATAACCTTGAAGAAAGACGCGAAGGATTATGACGGAATAAATCAAGCATTTCGTCTAGTCATTACATTCGAGATTCGATGTAATTCCGACCTACCAAATCACTCACAAATCCGAAAAGTTCTACAAACCGGATTTTAATCCTGTCAccctattaattttaaatacttttgaatcttCTTTCATTTACTAGATAAAATGAGGCGACAGCTACTGACCAGTAATGTCACGATGCAGACATCTCTGACATGCGCAGAatgattcctgtgtatttttaggctGACAGGTGGGGttccataacctaaaaatacacagtaATCACTACAGCTTATGGTTTTCTTAACGACCAAAGACTAAGGAATATGTCGATAATGCCTTGTGTCTGCGTGTAAACTCTTGCTGCTATCCCCTGTGTcctttgtgaatttttcaattaacgcCTTGAGCAGCATTGACGCCATATGGCTTAAATTGCATATGGAGAATATAATGCGAATCTGtggtcaacatttttaaattaaaaatgtatcattttacgatgtcatgattaatttccacacagaaggttctgatgaaaaataatttttcgaatttttcatcatgattttatatttttgtaattgatcatatttgaacaaagcgaaaattttacgataaagtattcttgtatacaatcctactacattttgaaaatttcatgcttttgtggcgcgttctaatgcttcaaacgaaaattgtgtttttaatttattggaggtTACGTCTGGCAGCTCCGATCGGCCTTAAAAGGGATGGAAATCTTATTTTCGCCGCCTTATGAGGATTAAAAAATGAAGcacagaaataaaattcttagggattcaaactttttaataccttttaatgcaaTGCTTCTTACCAGGTGcatgcaatttttcaatactttttaatttaagttttctaGCCTGAAATCCATTTCGACTCTAAGAATCGGaacttccattttaaattttccaattaacaCCTTGAGCGACATTGCTTTAAATGCATATGGCGAATATAATGCGCATCGgtggtcaaaatttttttattcaaaatgtctgATTGAATATGGCGACTAGAAGATGCCAAAAATCCCCAAAACTCAGCACATTTTCGTAAAACATTATTTCTACGGGGTTTTGGGATCATAAAATATGAATCCGTAATGAGTTTAAGAACGCATCTAATCTGATgtaatataaatagaaaatttttggaaataggtTTGCTTCTACCCCGTGCATTATCTGGTGAAACTTAGACCAGGAAGACGTCCTCCGTAGCCAGAGGAACTCCAAGATCTGAACTTCCGTAAAAATCTATCGAGTtttagatttgtttaattttaagacgccatattggatcagccatctTGTATTTAGGAATGTTGACTAAAGATTCGTATTCTGCGACTTAAAAAACCTTCGGACACTAGGGTTGATGAAANNNNNNNNNNCATTTCATTAGCGTGTCACTCAAGGGATCAACAACCCTAATTCAGTCATTAATTTCTTGATATTCCTTACCAATAAAAAGTAtcgagttgaatttttttttgaattcgtaATAAACGTTGAAGTATTTGCGTATTTGACaagtaattcttttcaaaaagatccatgagaaaatatttttaaaatctctggaGTATGTTTTGTAACATGCCCAAATTAATATGGACATGCAACGAACCGCTTTCTTCTGTCTGCTTGGACAACGGctataagaataaaaaacttgTACAAAAATCCCTTTTTCAATACAAACTCCAATGAATCAGAGATCGTTTGATTGATATTGatactgaacaaaaaaaatctgtatttcaaGCGAAAAATTGACTAATTCCTATACTTTATGTGTAAAacggttttttttatttcatctcgAGCAATCgaaaaacaacaaactttttactcaaaattattaaaattagtccatttttcatataaaaacatgTATTTCTAACCCGAGTAAAATGAGGCAATTTAATTTTGAGGTCAAGATTTACTTCCACTGCCCTTcaggtaaattttgtttttctgacACAGTAAAAAATAATGAGCAAATTAACAGATTCACaataatcttattttattttttttttttaatttatacaaatttatgtacagcgaaaaatatttaagagtagTCGCACACAGGACTCAATCGATTATAAAtctatttatcaattttcaacaattcatttCGACGTAAAATCAAAATGTCCTTTGTGTATTTTGCAAATCACAAAGTTCCTAATTCAGTGATAAGTTCTTGATATTTCTTATCAATCGACAAtatgaaattaaatcttttttaacgtAAACGTCCATGTATTtacatatttgaagaaaaaaattgtttttataaaaatctttgaaaaagtatacatttttactAAGGCATGTGGTGAAACGTGCCCAGATTTATATCGCCATGAACATCAATCGCATACACTTTAAGATTTACATGTTTTTTCCGTACATGTGCGTAAATATCTGAAGTTTTTTTGCTTCGGTACATACAATAGGGACAGGTAAATCGAGGTTCTTGTCCACATTCGTATTTTAAATGTCTAGTTAAACTTTGCTTTTGACGGAAAGAACTCGCACAGTTTGGACAAGGGAATGATTTCTGCGTCTTCATGTTCACGAAGTAAAACTTAGCCTCTGCATCTACAAAAGAGAACAAACAATTGATTAGATGTTTAAAatacaatgaataaattaatattctgtattAGTTACTTCTTAACTTATCGTATTCTTATGCTGTAGAGATCACTAGGagaattttatccaagaaaagcTGTGTGAGTATAGATTAATCCGTGCAATATTCCCTAGCGGAACATGTAAACGGAACACTTACGCAATTACGTGACCGTTTCCTTCACGTGACCCGCTAGGgcatattttcttcattttcacaCATATTCACAATTTTGATGTAGAATTCAACACTCTTTTTATATTGCtactcatttataattatttatttaataaataagaagtaaaaagatgaaaagagtATTGAGTTCTATATGAAATAGTAAATAATGGTgacaaaagttgaaaatatacccTAGCGTGTCTAGTGAACTGGTTTCCAAACTGTTCCGTTCACGTGATCCGCTAGGGCACATTATCATCCTTTTTCACATTTCCCATATAActcaacactttttttatttttttagttatttacatttatttatttaatacataaaaagtaataaaataactaaaaagacCAAAGAGTGTTAAATTGTGTgcgaaattatgaataaatatgaaaaatatgaaaatgtggCCTAGCGCGCCGAGTGAACAGAACGGTCACGCATTTGCGTAAGACGTTGACGCGGCCCGCCAGGGCCTATTTTCAtcctttttcacatttattcagaATTTCACATCGACCTCAACactttttggaaactttttacacatttatatttatttaataaataatgagtAAAAAAGACCAAACGAGCGTTGAGCTCTATGTGAAATtgtgaataaatgtgaaaaaatatgaaaataggcCCTAGCGGATCCAATGAACAAGACAACCACTTTATGTTCAGTTTTCGGTCACACAATTGCATAACTGTTGCATTCACACTGTCCGCTAGGGCATATTTTCAcctttttcacatttattcataatttcataTAGAACTAAACGTTTAAAAAGAATCTactcatttatatattttatatttatatttttatatttatttatttaataaataataagtaatatactaagtaaaaagtttaagagtgtGTTCAGTTCTatgtaaaaagttaaataaatgtgcaaaaatgaaaatatgccTTAGTGGGCATAACCGTTCCTTTTACGAGGTCCGCTATGGTTATTATAGATCACATCAACAAAACCATAACCATAAACTTTGGACGTTTTAGCCAAATTCTTGAAACTATTCCGTATATTAACCCATGAATTTGGATTCAGAAAAAGGAGTTTAAGGAATTCGATTGTTGCTTAAGAAAAACAAAACTTCTGAGcttcttaatttaaatatattgtactaaacttttcaaaaatattcaagacCTATTCTTATGTGGTTTGACTCTCTTCGAAAAGATCAATTACATAAATTTCACTATCtttatgaattcttaaaataTGCTTGCGAACATCCCCTTTCACTTTACATTTATAATTGCAAAACGGGCACTTGTAACGAGGTTTTAAGCCGCAAGAATTGCGAACATGCCACATCATGTTGTTTTTCCAAGAAAAAGATCTATGGCACCCTTCGTTGGGACAGAGAAATACATTTTGTCTTGCTTGTTCCTCGTTCTGTCCACTACCTTGCTGGAAAATTAGGTTTTGTCGAGCTCCGTAGTACGGGTCTTGAACGGCATGTTGATCCCATTGTTGGTACATTTCTGCAACAAGATGCCATTGAATaagtcagaagaaaaaaaattttacttcgtGCCACTAACAAAGAGCTCACTAATTTATAGCAGTTTcctcattcattttaaaaaactgatgatTCACAATTGTCACTTGTATTGCAATTAATTGACtaattatctatattttttaaatatattttatacactTCTTCTCGTAATTCAGTGCCGAATTCTCTATAAATGTTTGTTGGCAGATCAACAAAGTAGAGAAAGTGTCTGAAATATAGAAGACGATTATTACattcttttaatttcgaaaatgagaattttgttctcaaaagttgatctaaaaaaatttttaacttaacagttgttttaattattatctgcAAATGCAACAAGCACAATCCCTGAAACActctgaattaaagaaaaaaatatttctatccaAACCTATTATTCTTCGTCGCAACTAATCTTACAGTTGAATTAACGATTAAAGTAAATAGAAACTAAAACAGTAATAAGCGGAAGAGACTGAAATAGGCAACACGCCTAAAACCGAGTCGATCTTCTAAATAAAGggatattctaaaaattcaattgactgTTTACAATCAATAAATCCTTATGATTTTAAAAGTATATCAACTTTATAACAAAAAGTCCGTTTTATTCAGAAATCatagataaaaaatcaataaaatccttttttcagaTGAATATCTCGATTTTAGACTACTTGATTCCAATGgtggtatacattttttataaagtacctTTTTATTCGTCAATATAACAGGTTTAAACCAAGAATGAATGACAGTTACATTTAATCATATTTCCTTTGTGCTGTAAATGTCGAAAACTACAAACGTGCTTAAAACAATGCTCATATAGTTGATCAAACAAGATTTATAAT carries:
- the LOC117182868 gene encoding zinc finger protein 425-like, with protein sequence MYQQWDQHAVQDPYYGARQNLIFQQDAEAKFYFVNMKTQKSFPCPNCASSFRQKQSLTRHLKYECGQEPRFTCPYCKKRSGSHLGSFEALWKTKMDDSYFNSNTGKFHCPNCNSGYGRRDTMLGHYRYECMRPPRYKCPYCSLKSKKSSNVYQHVRAVHPTETISGQNIFVARETTFVLNVGRHMLMTRICENIKNTFVAEILDFDVLIVKRKPNTDQISMPMCDQYIQK